A single region of the Lactobacillus isalae genome encodes:
- the rnmV gene encoding ribonuclease M5 produces MESNNKKQFNAVVVVEGRDDTKRLKQFFPGIETIETNGSEVSEQTLSEIQKLSKTREIIIFTDPDYNGERIRRLVSQAAPSAKQAFITRKEGEPTRRGNSLGVEHASKEALVRALSDLHEIQPIKSDITKEKYNDLGLAVSPEARLLREKVGIKLGIGYGNSKQFFKRLKMFGITYEELKRAVKDVK; encoded by the coding sequence ATGGAATCAAACAATAAGAAGCAATTTAATGCTGTAGTAGTTGTTGAAGGCCGAGACGATACTAAGCGACTAAAGCAGTTTTTTCCAGGAATCGAAACTATTGAAACTAATGGTTCAGAAGTGTCGGAACAAACTCTATCTGAAATACAGAAACTTTCAAAAACACGAGAGATAATTATTTTTACTGATCCAGATTACAATGGCGAAAGAATTAGAAGATTAGTGAGCCAAGCAGCTCCAAGTGCAAAACAAGCATTTATCACTCGTAAAGAAGGAGAGCCAACTAGAAGAGGTAATAGTCTCGGAGTTGAACATGCTTCAAAAGAAGCATTAGTACGCGCTTTAAGCGATTTGCATGAAATTCAACCAATAAAAAGCGATATTACCAAAGAAAAATATAATGACTTAGGATTAGCTGTTAGCCCAGAAGCTCGCCTCTTGCGTGAAAAGGTAGGAATTAAGCTTGGAATTGGTTATGGAAATAGTAAACAATTCTTTAAACGTTTAAAAATGTTTGGAATCACTTATGAAGAATTAAAGAGGGCAGTTAAAGATGTCAAATAG
- a CDS encoding Veg family protein produces the protein MPTTLMAIKHNLDSHLGESLVVVAQAGRKKVTRRKGRLTKTYRAVFVVDLDQDQNNFERVSYSYTDLLTKNIELEFDEM, from the coding sequence GTGCCAACAACACTAATGGCAATTAAACATAATTTGGATTCTCATTTGGGTGAAAGCTTGGTAGTAGTAGCTCAAGCAGGAAGAAAGAAAGTAACACGCCGTAAAGGTAGGTTAACTAAGACTTATCGTGCAGTATTTGTTGTTGATCTTGATCAAGATCAAAATAACTTTGAACGAGTATCTTACAGTTACACGGATTTATTAACCAAGAACATTGAGCTTGAGTTTGATGAAATGTAA
- a CDS encoding TatD family hydrolase, translated as MEIFDSHTHLNDVPFRGKEEIYLDRARELGVVKSAVAGQDPEFNERAVDLSQRFDNLYAIVGYCPDVAKDYDQKAEDKLVEQLKKAKTVALGEIGLDYYWDESPRDVQRKVFAKQLDLANSLKMPVNIHTRDAFEDTYQVLKDSKVGEYGGIIHNFNGDPDWLKKFLDLGMMVSFSGVVSFTKAVDVHASAKVVPWDKFLIETDAPYLTPKPYRGKQNETGYVRYVAEAIAKLRDTSVEEVAKHTFENTMRAYGIKQ; from the coding sequence ATGGAAATTTTTGATTCGCATACACACTTAAATGATGTTCCGTTTAGAGGAAAAGAAGAAATTTACCTTGATCGGGCAAGAGAATTAGGTGTGGTAAAAAGTGCGGTTGCTGGACAAGATCCAGAATTTAATGAACGCGCAGTTGATCTAAGTCAACGCTTTGATAACTTATATGCTATTGTTGGCTATTGTCCAGATGTAGCTAAGGACTATGATCAAAAAGCAGAAGATAAGCTTGTCGAGCAGTTAAAAAAAGCTAAAACTGTTGCTTTAGGAGAGATTGGACTAGATTATTATTGGGATGAATCTCCAAGAGACGTTCAAAGAAAAGTTTTTGCAAAGCAACTTGATTTGGCTAATAGTTTAAAAATGCCAGTAAACATTCATACTCGAGATGCTTTTGAAGATACTTATCAGGTTTTAAAGGATAGTAAAGTTGGAGAATATGGTGGAATAATTCATAACTTTAATGGCGATCCGGATTGGCTTAAAAAGTTTCTTGACTTGGGGATGATGGTGTCATTTTCTGGCGTTGTTTCTTTTACTAAAGCAGTTGATGTTCATGCTTCAGCCAAAGTTGTTCCTTGGGATAAATTTTTAATTGAAACGGATGCGCCATATTTAACTCCAAAACCATATCGCGGAAAGCAAAATGAAACTGGATATGTACGCTATGTTGCAGAAGCAATCGCTAAATTACGGGACACATCCGTTGAAGAAGTAGCAAAGCATACGTTTGAAAATACGATGAGGGCATATGGAATCAAACAATAA
- the metG gene encoding methionine--tRNA ligase: protein MAEKKTFYITTPIYYPSGKLTIGNAYTTIAADTMTRYKKSRGFDTFFLTGTDEHGLKIEQKAEAQGIKPQEFVDKMAASYKDLWKMLDVSYDRFIRTTDEDHVKAVQKIFEKLLKQGDIYLGEYTGWYSVEDEEYFTESQLAEVYKDDDGNVIGGKAPSGHEVRLVKEPSYFFRMSKYADRLLQYYKDHPDFILPHSREKEMVNNFIKPGLEDLSVTRTTVDWGIPVPSDPKHVVYVWIDALSNYITALGYDSDDDSLFKKYWPADVHLVGKEIVRFHTIYWPIMLMALDLPLPKQIFGHGWVLMKDGKMSKSKGNAVYPEMIVKRYGLDALRYYLMRAIPFGSDGIFTPEDFVERVNFDLANDLGNLLNRTVSMINQYQDGQVAPVAAEQDEFAQDLIKTAQETIAEYQKQMDALHFSQALDSVWKLISRANKYIDETTPWTLNKESKSEELSKVMSNLAESLRLVAILIAPVMTQSPVKMFEQLGLDWNNEEQKKLEFGGFDWNVKVTEKPTPIFPRLKNDVEVKYIKEEMKKAKPKKKTRSQQKEEKHITIDDFDKVKIQVGQILSVEPVKGSSKLLMFKLDFGDGNERQILSGIRKFYPDASELLDKKVLAVTNLKPRKMLGHESQGMLLSSEKDGQVKLAIVGDEHEVGAELG, encoded by the coding sequence ATGGCTGAAAAGAAAACTTTCTATATTACTACACCTATTTACTATCCATCTGGAAAATTAACTATCGGTAATGCTTATACTACGATTGCTGCTGATACAATGACTCGCTACAAAAAATCTCGCGGTTTTGATACCTTCTTTTTAACAGGTACTGATGAACACGGTTTGAAGATTGAACAAAAAGCTGAAGCACAAGGTATTAAGCCACAAGAATTTGTAGATAAAATGGCAGCTTCTTACAAAGATTTGTGGAAGATGCTAGATGTTTCTTATGATCGCTTCATTAGAACAACTGACGAAGATCATGTTAAGGCTGTGCAAAAGATTTTTGAAAAATTGTTAAAACAAGGAGATATTTACTTAGGTGAATATACTGGCTGGTATTCAGTTGAAGATGAAGAATACTTTACTGAATCACAACTTGCCGAAGTATATAAAGATGATGATGGTAATGTTATTGGCGGAAAAGCTCCTTCAGGCCATGAGGTACGTTTAGTTAAGGAACCATCATACTTCTTTAGAATGAGTAAGTATGCTGATCGCTTGCTTCAATATTATAAAGATCATCCAGACTTTATCTTGCCGCATTCTCGTGAAAAAGAAATGGTAAATAACTTTATCAAGCCAGGTTTAGAAGACTTGTCCGTAACGCGTACAACAGTTGACTGGGGCATTCCTGTACCTAGTGATCCTAAGCATGTTGTATATGTTTGGATTGATGCACTTTCTAACTATATTACAGCTTTAGGTTATGATTCAGACGATGATTCATTATTTAAGAAATATTGGCCAGCTGATGTTCATTTAGTAGGTAAAGAAATTGTTCGTTTCCACACTATTTACTGGCCGATTATGTTGATGGCTCTTGACTTGCCACTTCCTAAGCAAATTTTTGGCCATGGCTGGGTCTTAATGAAAGACGGCAAAATGTCTAAGTCTAAAGGTAATGCCGTTTATCCAGAAATGATTGTTAAACGTTATGGATTAGACGCTCTTCGTTACTACTTGATGCGTGCAATTCCATTTGGTTCAGATGGGATCTTTACTCCTGAAGACTTTGTTGAAAGAGTTAACTTTGATTTAGCTAATGACTTGGGTAACTTGCTAAATAGAACTGTTTCAATGATTAACCAATACCAAGATGGTCAAGTTGCACCAGTTGCAGCAGAACAAGATGAATTTGCTCAAGACTTAATTAAGACAGCTCAAGAAACAATTGCTGAATATCAAAAGCAAATGGATGCTCTCCACTTCTCTCAAGCTTTAGACAGTGTTTGGAAGCTTATTTCTCGTGCAAATAAATATATTGATGAGACAACTCCTTGGACTTTGAATAAAGAAAGCAAGAGTGAAGAATTATCTAAAGTAATGTCTAATTTAGCTGAAAGTCTTCGTTTAGTTGCTATTTTAATTGCGCCAGTAATGACTCAAAGTCCAGTTAAGATGTTTGAACAACTTGGTCTTGACTGGAATAATGAGGAACAAAAGAAACTTGAATTTGGTGGTTTTGACTGGAATGTTAAGGTAACTGAAAAACCAACTCCAATCTTCCCAAGACTTAAGAATGATGTTGAAGTTAAATACATTAAGGAAGAAATGAAGAAGGCAAAGCCAAAGAAGAAGACTAGAAGCCAGCAAAAAGAAGAAAAGCATATCACCATTGATGACTTTGACAAGGTTAAGATTCAAGTTGGTCAAATTTTATCAGTAGAACCAGTAAAGGGTTCAAGCAAGCTTTTGATGTTTAAGCTAGACTTTGGCGATGGAAATGAGCGTCAAATTTTGAGTGGCATTCGTAAGTTCTATCCAGATGCAAGTGAACTTTTAGATAAAAAGGTGTTAGCGGTAACTAACTTGAAGCCACGTAAAATGTTAGGCCATGAAAGCCAAGGAATGCTTCTATCAAGTGAGAAAGATGGTCAAGTTAAATTAGCTATCGTAGGCGATGAACATGAAGTTGGAGCTGAACTAGGCTAA
- the rsmA gene encoding 16S rRNA (adenine(1518)-N(6)/adenine(1519)-N(6))-dimethyltransferase RsmA — translation MSNSMPIASPVRTQAIVNRYFMHAKKNLGQNFLVDLAAIKGIVEAAEIQPGDQVIEIGPGIGSLTEQLLLAGAKVLAYEVDQDLPEILKNELPQKIDGEELKDRFKLVMKDVLKADFTADNDGFLDLNKSVKIVANLPYYITTPIIFNLIKSDLDFSSLTLMMQKEVAERLVASPKTKEYGPLTIAVQSRMNVKLAEEVKSTSFMPRPKVDSAVVVLTPLTEKPDIKDYSFFDHVVKMCFAQRRKTLANNLKSLIKDKDEREKVINDLGLDVRVRPEELTLNQFVELAHLLKDQQA, via the coding sequence ATGTCAAATAGTATGCCGATTGCTAGTCCAGTGCGGACTCAAGCGATTGTTAATCGCTACTTTATGCATGCGAAAAAGAATTTAGGACAAAATTTTTTAGTAGATTTAGCAGCAATTAAGGGAATTGTTGAAGCCGCTGAAATTCAGCCAGGCGATCAAGTTATTGAAATTGGACCAGGAATTGGTTCATTAACTGAGCAGCTTCTTTTAGCGGGCGCCAAGGTTTTAGCTTATGAAGTTGATCAAGATTTGCCTGAAATTTTGAAAAACGAATTACCACAAAAAATTGATGGCGAAGAATTAAAAGATCGATTCAAATTAGTCATGAAAGACGTGTTAAAAGCAGATTTTACAGCAGATAATGATGGATTTCTTGATCTGAATAAGTCAGTTAAGATTGTTGCTAACTTGCCTTACTACATCACAACGCCGATCATTTTCAATTTAATTAAAAGTGATTTAGATTTCAGTAGCTTAACTTTAATGATGCAAAAAGAAGTTGCTGAGCGCTTAGTAGCTAGTCCTAAGACTAAAGAATATGGTCCTTTAACTATTGCTGTTCAAAGCAGAATGAATGTAAAACTGGCAGAAGAAGTTAAAAGTACTTCTTTTATGCCACGTCCTAAGGTAGATTCTGCAGTTGTTGTTTTAACGCCACTTACTGAAAAACCAGATATTAAAGACTACTCTTTCTTTGATCATGTCGTAAAAATGTGTTTTGCTCAGCGACGTAAAACACTTGCTAACAACTTAAAGTCTTTAATTAAAGATAAAGATGAACGCGAAAAAGTAATTAATGATTTAGGGCTTGATGTACGAGTTCGTCCGGAAGAATTAACGCTAAATCAATTTGTGGAGTTAGCGCATCTTTTAAAAGATCAGCAGGCATAA